A single genomic interval of Oncorhynchus tshawytscha isolate Ot180627B linkage group LG15, Otsh_v2.0, whole genome shotgun sequence harbors:
- the LOC112214734 gene encoding perilipin-2 isoform X1: MESVEVVNNQNVVERVASLPLVSSTYDMVSSAYCTTKDNHPYLKSMCEVAELGVRTITTVALTGAAPIIGKLEPQIAMANDLACKGLDKIEKTLPILHQPSEQIVANTKDAVTGAKDVMSVTVTGAKDSVSHTLTSAVDRTRGAVQDSVQMTRAAVSGSVNTVMESRMAQMVSSGMETALTTSERLVDQYLPRTEDELEMEAKTVKGFDVAKDAPNYYVRLGSLSTKLRKRAYHKALAQIKDTKQRSQESISQLNHTVDLIDYARKNIDGANQKVKGKLSSLVEWKSNEGDGNEAENIESRTLAMARSLTQQLQTTCLALVSGLQGLPQNIQEEALSLSHSASQIYSSFSKASAFGDLSDGVLASSKAQLNKMKESLDDVMDYLVNNTPLNWLVPDFTFSDLASEPDLSSVEDDGMSDESNSNEPLSAPLAHQ; the protein is encoded by the exons ATGGAGTCAGTTGAAGTCGTCAATAATCAG AATGTGGTTGAGAGGGTGGCCAGCCTCCCCTTGGTGAGCTCCACCTATGACATGGTGTCCAGTGCCTACTGCACCACCAAGGATAACCACCCCTACCTCAAGTCCATGTGCGAGGTGGCCGAGCTGGGGGTGCGAACCATCACCACTGTGGCCCTCACTGGTGCAGCGCCCATCATCGGCAAGCTGGAGCCACAAA TTGCCATGGCCAATGACCTGGCCTGTAAAGGTTTGGATAAGATTGAGAAGACCTTGCCAATCCTGCACCAGCCTTCTGAGCAG ATTGTTGCCAACACCAAGGATGCAGTGACCGGTGCCAAAGACGTGATGTCTGTCACCGTCACGGGGGCCAAGGACAGTGTGTCCCACACCTTGACTAGCGCGGTGGACCGGACCAGGGGCGCTGTGCAGGACAGCGTGCAGATGACCCGGGCTGCGGTCAGTGGTAGCGTAAACACGGTGATGGAGAGCCGCATGGCCCAGATGGTCAGTAGCGGAATGGAGACGGCCCTCACCACCTCTGAGCGCTTGGTGGACCAGTACCTGCCTCGCACTGAGGACGAGCTGG AAATGGAGGCTAAAACGGTGAAAGGGTTCGACGTGGCCAAGGATGCACCTAACTACTATGTTCGTCTGGGCTCTCTGTCTACCAAGCTGCGTAAGAGAGCGTACCACAAGGCCCTGGCCCAGATCAAAGACACCAAGCAGCGCAGCCAGGAGTCCATCTCACAGCTCAACCACACTGTGGACCTG ATTGATTACGCCAGAAAGAATATTGACGGAGCTAACCAGAAGGTGAAAGGCAAACTGAGCTCCCTGGTCGAGTGGAAGTCTAATGAAGGAGATGGCAATGAGGCAGAG AACATAGAATCGAGGACCCTGGCGATGGCGCGCTCCCTCACTCAGCAGCTGCAGACAACGTGCCTGGCGCTAGTCTCTGGTCTGCAGGGCCTTCCACAGAACATCCAGGAGGAGGCGCTGTCCCTTAGCCACTCTGCCTCGCAAATCTACTCCAGCTTCAGCAAGGCGTCGGCGTTCGGGGACCTGTCGGATGGCGTTCTAGCCAGCAGCAAGGCCCAGCTGAACAAGATGAAGGAGTCGCTGGATGACGTCATGGACTACCTGGTGAACAACACACCCCTCAACTGGCTG GTACCAGACTTCACCTTCTCAGACTTGGCCTCGGAACCTGACCTCTCCTCAGTTGAGGACGATGGCATGTCAGATGAGTCCAACAGCAACGAACCCCTATCAGCTCCCCTTGCTCACCAATAA
- the LOC112214734 gene encoding perilipin-2 isoform X2 produces the protein MESVEVVNNQNVVERVASLPLVSSTYDMVSSAYCTTKDNHPYLKSMCEVAELGVRTITTVALTGAAPIIGKLEPQIAMANDLACKGLDKIEKTLPILHQPSEQIVANTKDAVTGAKDVMSVTVTGAKDSVSHTLTSAVDRTRGAVQDSVQMTRAAVSGSVNTVMESRMAQMVSSGMETALTTSERLVDQYLPRTEDELEMEAKTVKGFDVAKDAPNYYVRLGSLSTKLRKRAYHKALAQIKDTKQRSQESISQLNHTVDLIDYARKNIDGANQKVKGKLSSLVEWKSNEGDGNEAENIESRTLAMARSLTQQLQTTCLALVSGLQGLPQNIQEEALSLSHSASQIYSSFSKASAFGDLSDGVLASSKAQLNKMKESLDDVMDYLVNNTPLNWLVGPFYPRLAPPHTAASSPSQKTPAPAEVEMKSMDSKH, from the exons ATGGAGTCAGTTGAAGTCGTCAATAATCAG AATGTGGTTGAGAGGGTGGCCAGCCTCCCCTTGGTGAGCTCCACCTATGACATGGTGTCCAGTGCCTACTGCACCACCAAGGATAACCACCCCTACCTCAAGTCCATGTGCGAGGTGGCCGAGCTGGGGGTGCGAACCATCACCACTGTGGCCCTCACTGGTGCAGCGCCCATCATCGGCAAGCTGGAGCCACAAA TTGCCATGGCCAATGACCTGGCCTGTAAAGGTTTGGATAAGATTGAGAAGACCTTGCCAATCCTGCACCAGCCTTCTGAGCAG ATTGTTGCCAACACCAAGGATGCAGTGACCGGTGCCAAAGACGTGATGTCTGTCACCGTCACGGGGGCCAAGGACAGTGTGTCCCACACCTTGACTAGCGCGGTGGACCGGACCAGGGGCGCTGTGCAGGACAGCGTGCAGATGACCCGGGCTGCGGTCAGTGGTAGCGTAAACACGGTGATGGAGAGCCGCATGGCCCAGATGGTCAGTAGCGGAATGGAGACGGCCCTCACCACCTCTGAGCGCTTGGTGGACCAGTACCTGCCTCGCACTGAGGACGAGCTGG AAATGGAGGCTAAAACGGTGAAAGGGTTCGACGTGGCCAAGGATGCACCTAACTACTATGTTCGTCTGGGCTCTCTGTCTACCAAGCTGCGTAAGAGAGCGTACCACAAGGCCCTGGCCCAGATCAAAGACACCAAGCAGCGCAGCCAGGAGTCCATCTCACAGCTCAACCACACTGTGGACCTG ATTGATTACGCCAGAAAGAATATTGACGGAGCTAACCAGAAGGTGAAAGGCAAACTGAGCTCCCTGGTCGAGTGGAAGTCTAATGAAGGAGATGGCAATGAGGCAGAG AACATAGAATCGAGGACCCTGGCGATGGCGCGCTCCCTCACTCAGCAGCTGCAGACAACGTGCCTGGCGCTAGTCTCTGGTCTGCAGGGCCTTCCACAGAACATCCAGGAGGAGGCGCTGTCCCTTAGCCACTCTGCCTCGCAAATCTACTCCAGCTTCAGCAAGGCGTCGGCGTTCGGGGACCTGTCGGATGGCGTTCTAGCCAGCAGCAAGGCCCAGCTGAACAAGATGAAGGAGTCGCTGGATGACGTCATGGACTACCTGGTGAACAACACACCCCTCAACTGGCTGGTAGGTCCCTTTTACCCCCGGCTGGCCCCACCCCACACCGCTGCATCTTCCCCGTCCCAGAAGACACCAGCCCCCGCAGAGGTGGAGATGAAATCCATGGACTCTAAGCACTAG
- the LOC112214737 gene encoding stabilizer of axonemal microtubules 1-like, which produces MRAMFQGISRIWRCPPLPRRKHHCFQGSHPEEPCVLIPGCMVSEYQEKYPAYCNTVVRAAKKLKNEYQPMEGKISNMTTFRSDYVAHEVTQRPPKVTKLYVPPDGRMRHSSTYVRDYPTHPVQKHIVTKPDGYHPPTAKMVAQSLYKEDFREWQIQKVQPYRTSDNLKLNNSKFEVTTTYQDEFCYKGPAEARERFKPAPDAPETLPFDGATNYQTQYMSHPVLPRQPKEKAVYRPSSPPQWGLHLQAGLSGPAGQARQALQGQGGLGEQPGNLSGDHRVP; this is translated from the exons ATGAGGGCGATGTTTCAAGGTATATCCAGAATTTGGAGATGCCCACCTTTGCCAAGGAG GAAGCACCACTGTTTTCAAGGATCCCATCCAGAGGAGCCGTGTGTCCTGATCCCAGGCTGCATGGTCTCGGAATACCAGGAAAAGTACCCTGCCTACTGCAACACTGTTGTCCGTGCAGCCAAGAAGCTGAAGAATGAGTACCAGCCAATGGAAGGAAAGATATCCAACATGACCACTTTCAG GTCAGACTACGTGGCCCATGAAGTGACCCAGAGGCCACCAAAGGTCACCAAGTTGTATGTGCCACCTGATGGGAGAATGAGACACAGCAGCACTTACGTCAGGGACTACCCAACTCACCCTGTTCAGAAGCACATCGTGACCAAGCCAGATGGGTACCATCCGCCCACAGCAAAGATGGTTGCCCAGTCTTTATACAAAG AGGATTTTCGAGAATGGCAAATCCAGAAAGTCCAACCCTACAGGACGAGTGACAACCTGAAGTTGAACAACAGCAAATTTGAGGTGACCACCACCTATCAAGACGAATTCTGCTACAAGGGCCCAGCCGAGGCCAGGGAGAGATTCAAACCAGCCCCCGATGCCCCAGAGACCCTGCCCTTCGATGGCGCCACCAACTACCAGACGCAGTATATGTCCCATCCTGTCTTGCCCAGGCAGCCCAAGGAGAAGGCCGTCTACAGGCCCTCCAGCCCCCCCCAATGGGGTCTCCACCTACAGGCAGGACTCTCTGGGCCTGCCGGCCAAGCCCGTCAAGCCCTTCAGGGCCAAGGTGGCTTGGGAGAGCAGCCCGGCAATCTTTCAGGGGACCACCGAGTTCCATGA
- the LOC112214736 gene encoding stabilizer of axonemal microtubules 2-like → MKEHYRAWDMLRRRPTLHTDELEKPMGAFTNTTTFHSAYTPKTAQRTTSFKPTQTLLSPKAMNEDSVCRPTYTPKEIPPCPAWDGCPPGFEYSSMGAGGHRLYRTISIQETGPSQLAAATSDESPYSHSRKSCMVPSQAKRVPES, encoded by the coding sequence ATGAAGGAGCACTACCGTGCCTGGGACATGTTGCGTCGCCGCCCCACTTTACACACAGATGAGCTAGAGAAACCCATGGGGGCtttcaccaacaccaccaccttcCACTCAGCATACACACCCAAGACAGCCCAGCGCACCACTAGCTTCAAGCCCACTCAGACGCTGCTGAGTCCCAAGGCCATGAATGAAGACTCTGTCTGTCGCCCCACCTACACGCCCAAGGAGATCCCACCTTGCCCAGCCTGGGATGGCTGTCCTCCTGGCTTTGAGTACAGCTCCATGGGGGCTGGAGGACACAGGCTGTACCGGACCATCTCGATACAGGAAACAGGGCCGAGTCAGCTGGCCGCAGCCACGAGCGATGAGTCTCCTTACTCCCACAGCAGGAAGAGCTGCATGGTCCCCAGCCAAGCCAAGAGGGTGCCAGAGTCCTGA
- the larp7 gene encoding la-related protein 7, whose amino-acid sequence MVDTEERVVGGGGALSSTMNPGGKNKENEKKKRSRVKQLLADVKKQVDFWFGDVNLHKDRFLRRLIEESRDGYVDISVLTSFNRMKNLTTDCKLIARALKNSSVVEVNLEGTKVRRQRPIGEDPKDVDNRTVYVELLPKKVTHDWLERVFTKCGNVVYVSVPRYKTTGHSKGFAFIEFETEEEAQKAIEMLNNPPEDAPRKPGIFPKTKNRKPIPDPPTLNTTLDEEKKRRKKKKSRGSTKEDTPSQAETTVGGAKEQEIESESKPSDRKRKCTAEGAEVVAPEGGTDKAPAKRLEKKRRRSQAGESTESDVQGDMPAKLRRMSEGEEGKVKEEDKVKVCDGKDLPVKVEEEEEEKMDDSLLKAKRKRKKKHKERAKIGEEVIPLRVLSKKDWLKLKVEYLTLQKRSMGALKACLTKFHHKGAGAGEKMEMDTSLQQKQTSSEESKKAGEKESPLGPQFESGCIVRITHTTPLPGRKVIKDALSEVSPVVYVDTLEGDAEGHVRFKTPAEAKAIIDARTELQHKHSWQLEILSGDHEQRYWQKILVDRQAKLNRPRDKKRGTEKLISKAEKIIIARAKEATKHIRFMED is encoded by the exons ATGGTAGACACAGAGGAAAGAGTcgtaggtggtggtggtgcccTATCATCTACCATGAACCCAGGTGGAAAGAACAAAGAgaatgagaagaagaagaggtCCCGTGTGAAACAGCTGCTTGCAGACGTGAAGAAGCAGGTGGACTTTTGGTTTGGGGATGTCAACCTTCACAAGGACAGGTTTCTAAGACGACTCATTGAGGAGTCACGAGATGGAT ATGTTGATATATCTGTTTTGACGTCCTTCAACCGAATGAAAAATCTGACAACTGATTGCAAATTGATTGCAAGGGCACTGAAAAATTCATCTGTTGTTGAG GTCAACCTAGAGGGAACTAAAGTGCGACGGCAGCGTCCAATTGGAGAGGATCCGAAAGATGTAGACAACCGAACAGTCTATGTG GAGCTTCTGCCCAAGAAAGTAACACACGACTGGCTAGAACGAGTGTTTACCAAATGTGGAAATGTGGTTTACGTCAGTGTACCGAGATACAAAACCACGGGCCACTCCAAAGGGTTCGCCTTCATTGAGTTTGAGACGGAAGAGGAGGCACAGAAAGCCATAGAG ATGCTGAACAACCCTCCAGAGGACGCCCCCAGGAAACCTGGCATCTTCCCTAAGACCAAGAACAGGAAGCCTATCCCCGATCCACCCACCCTGAACACCACACTAG ACGAGGAAAAgaaaaggaggaagaagaagaagtccCGGGGTAGCACCAAAGAGGACACCCCGTCACAGGCTGAGACAACAGTGGGCGGGGCCAAAGAACAAGAAATAGAATCTGAGTCTAAGCCCTCTGACAGGAAGAGGAAATGCACGGCAGAGGGTGCAGAGGTTGTAGCACCTGAAGGGGGCACAGATAAGGCCCCGGCCAAAaggctagagaagaagagacggcGGTCCCAGGCAGGGGAAAGCACAGAGAGTGACGTCCAGGGAGACATGCCCGCTAAGCTGAGAAGGATGAGCGAGGGGGAGGAGGGCAAGGTGAAGGAGGAAGACAAGGTGAAGGTGTGCGATGGGAAAG ATTTGCCTGTCAAggttgaggaggaagaggaggagaagatggacgACTCCCTGCTAAAAGctaagaggaagaggaagaagaagcacAAGGAGAGGGCGAAGATTGGTGAAGAGGTCATTCCTCTCCGGGTTCTCTCCAA GAAAGACTGGCTGAAGTTGAAGGTGGAGTATCTGACCCTGCAAAAGAGGAGCATGGGAGCTCTGAAGGCGTGCCTGACCAAGTTCCACCACAAGGGGGCAGGAGCAGGAGAGAAAATGGAGATGGACACCAGtctccaacagaaacagacatCTT CTGAGGAGAGTAAGAAAGCAGGTGAAAAGGAGAGCCCCCTTGGCCCTCAGTTTGAGAGTGGTTGCATCGTCAGGATCACCCACACCACACCCTTACCTGGCAGAAAAGTCATCAAG GACGCTCTCTCTGAGGTGTCCCCAGtggtgtatgtggacaccctagAGGGGGATGCCGAGGGTCACGTCCGCTTCAAGACTCCAGCAGAGGCCAAGGCCATCATTGACGCTCGTACCGAGCTGCAGCACAAACACAGCTGGCAGCTGGAGATCCTTTCTG GCGACCATGAACAAAGGTACTGGCAGAAGATCCTGGTGGACCGCCAAGCTAAGTTGAACCGGCCCAGAGACAAGAAACGGGGCACAGAGAAG CTCATTTCCAAAGCCGAGAAAATCATCATAGCCCGGGCCAAGGAGGCCACTAAGCACATCCGCTTCATGGAAGACTGA
- the LOC121839347 gene encoding uncharacterized protein LOC121839347 — protein MEEEEEVEAEKPDAQLKEEKKVMSGEAPKKSADQGTEGSSVAFCSPRAHYPDKYRNRAAVIQLLHEELHKSQLYPSGMEEDVCFPILINFMRNLTDRQWEVIQEGMRNPTTKVQLAKMCRKIAKTVSHIAVEILIPTLAQILELDSAGEASSSPSLTGSECANIASIQEHVVKLNEDGLPQRPGSGRSLCSQWVKIPYPSSTEFEQRLELIRGHSYHNRELRTSDSGRHYYSSHTPTPRSSSSSQTSLQRAHRVDIRLTDPLNALFGITEATILQTLGDQSCSSGSPGLTRSVVRDVVSQVNSDISLIISCSSSGKSRPVLCDTGRRYAMQAAQKLVSVICAKLRRFGITGQAAPQAKTNPSKENVDIEASLAPLTGEVMAVMVNSRECQGGEQGTMDVLREITHKVNVLASRDSVGLLEDS, from the exons atggaagaggaggaagaggtggaggcaGAGAAACCAGACGCTCAACTAAAGGAAGAGAAGAAGGTCATGTCTGGCGAG GCCCCCAAAAAATCAGCAGACCAAGGCACTGAAG GTTCCTCAGTGGCATTCTGTTCACCCCGAGCTCACTATCCAGATAAATACCGAAACAGAGCGGCCGTAATTCAACTCTTACATGAGGAATTACACAAGAGTCAACTTTACCCCTCAGGAATGGAAGAGGACGTCTGCTTCCCAATCCTCATCAATTTCATGAGGAATCTCACTGATAG GCAGTGGGAGGTTATTCAGGAGGGCATGAGAAATCCT ACAACCAAAGTACAACTTGCCAAAATGTGTAGGAAGATAGCGAAAACGGTTTCCCACATTGCGGTAGAGATCCTCATCCCGACCCTTGCACAAATATTAGAGCTTGATTCCGCTGGAGAAGCTAGTTCCTCTCCCTCGCTGACTGGTTCAGAGTGCGCCAACATTGCAAGCATCCAGGAACATGTGGTGAAATTGAATGAAGATGGTCTACCTCAGAGGCCTGGCAGTGGAAGGTCCCTGTGCAGTCAATGGGTCAAGATTCCCTACCCCTCATCCACTGAATTTGAACAGAGGCTGGAATTGATCCGCGGACACAGTTACCACAACAGAGAATTGAGGACGAGCGACAGTGGCAGACATTATTACAGctcccacacacccactccacgtTCTTCCTCAAG TTCCCAGACGTCGTTGCAGAGGGCACATCGAGTAGACATTCGACTGACAGATCCTCTGAATGCCCTCTTTGGGATCACAGAGGCCACAATTCTCCAAACGCTGGGTGATCAATCCTGCTCTTCTGGCTCACCTGGATTGACCAGATCTGTGGTCAGAGATGTCGTGAGTCAGGTGAACTCTGACATCTCACTGATCATCTCCTGTTCCAGCTCAGGTAAATCAAGACCAGTGTTGTGTGACACTGGCAGGCGATATGCCATGCAGGCCGCCCAGAAGCTGGTGTCTGTTATCTGTGCCAAGTTGCGGAGGTTTGGAATCACTGGACAGGCTGCGCCTCAAGCCAAAACCAATCCATCTAAGGAGAATGTGGACATTGAGGCTTCTCTTGCACCATTGACAGGAGAGGTCATGGCTGTTATGGTCAACTCCAGAGAATGCCAGGGAGGAGAGCAAGGAACAATGGATGTGCTtcgagaaataacacacaaagtaAATGTTTTGGCTTCAAGGGATAGTGTTGGTCTTCTGGAAGACTCCTAG